From the genome of Thermoflexus hugenholtzii, one region includes:
- a CDS encoding metal-dependent hydrolase, which produces MPQPGLHGLFALSVLRLRPAPRGFALGLMAGALLPDLDTYPQGVAVVLGMDPARAEALFHRTLTHSLFFAIGVALVLAGSARLRGDRARMAFAGGWLLGSVGLHILPDLLAWFDGVGILWPLWSVNLWASVVLPDPVQNLLRAANFCAFAAYLFVLGKEAQRRGMGERELASLRKEVKVQLGFGALFTPLALLLPASQYNFLDGAAFLLWAYPRVLWITWRMRSVVEGDGLNGA; this is translated from the coding sequence ATGCCGCAGCCCGGACTGCATGGTCTGTTCGCCCTGAGCGTCCTTCGGCTCCGTCCGGCTCCCCGGGGGTTCGCCCTGGGTTTGATGGCCGGGGCCCTGTTGCCCGATCTGGACACCTATCCTCAGGGTGTGGCGGTCGTGCTGGGAATGGACCCGGCGCGGGCGGAGGCGCTGTTCCACCGCACCCTGACCCACTCCCTCTTTTTTGCGATCGGCGTCGCCCTGGTGCTGGCCGGGAGCGCCCGCCTTCGCGGGGATCGCGCGCGAATGGCGTTCGCCGGAGGATGGCTCCTGGGAAGCGTGGGGCTGCACATCCTCCCCGATTTGCTCGCTTGGTTCGATGGCGTGGGGATCCTCTGGCCCTTGTGGTCGGTGAACCTGTGGGCGAGCGTGGTCCTGCCCGATCCGGTTCAGAACCTGTTGCGGGCGGCGAACTTCTGCGCCTTTGCAGCCTATCTCTTCGTCCTGGGAAAGGAGGCTCAGCGTCGGGGCATGGGTGAGAGGGAGCTCGCTTCTCTGAGGAAAGAGGTGAAGGTCCAGCTGGGGTTCGGTGCCCTGTTCACCCCTCTGGCCCTCCTTCTGCCGGCGTCGCAGTATAACTTCCTCGATGGCGCTGCGTTCCTCCTCTGGGCTTATCCCCGCGTCCTCTGGATCACGTGGCGGATGCGGAGCGTCGTGGAGGGCGATGGATTGAACGGAGCCTGA
- a CDS encoding ABC transporter substrate-binding protein encodes MRKRLAGFLIGLLGLTACRSPELWTIGLVAPFEGRDRAIGYDLIFGARLAIREWNARHPDGPWAMLLALDDGGDPERARERARQITACPGLIAVIGHFRPETTRAAAPVYREAGVLWIAPLLPADRVPAGAMATAADTSTMVEALMGSLPQASGSRFWMVRDGEEQWFGPEAVAMIRARGWQVVEARWTEADPRGEEPVLFDGRAVHAGEAARRWRQAGWRGLLFGGPGLLHSDLRALIPGDPGIRVVAETRRVDDPGWVAAYRALSLGTPPGPYAALGYDLAWALLQARRFPSFRWEGRTGIWEGDGGRLRKVPALWVDMP; translated from the coding sequence GTGAGGAAGAGGCTTGCGGGTTTCCTGATCGGGCTTCTGGGGCTGACTGCATGTCGCTCCCCGGAGCTCTGGACCATCGGCCTGGTCGCTCCGTTCGAGGGGCGGGATCGCGCGATCGGTTACGATCTGATCTTCGGGGCTCGCCTGGCGATCCGAGAGTGGAACGCCCGGCATCCGGATGGGCCGTGGGCGATGCTCCTCGCCCTGGACGACGGGGGGGATCCGGAGCGGGCGCGGGAGCGGGCGCGTCAGATCACAGCCTGTCCCGGTTTGATCGCGGTGATCGGCCATTTCCGGCCGGAGACCACGCGAGCGGCCGCTCCGGTTTACCGGGAGGCCGGCGTCCTGTGGATCGCCCCCCTGCTTCCGGCGGACCGGGTTCCTGCAGGGGCGATGGCCACGGCGGCGGACACCTCCACGATGGTGGAGGCCCTGATGGGCAGCCTTCCCCAAGCGTCTGGATCGCGCTTCTGGATGGTCCGGGATGGGGAGGAGCAATGGTTCGGGCCGGAGGCTGTGGCCATGATCCGCGCCCGGGGATGGCAGGTGGTGGAGGCGCGGTGGACTGAGGCGGATCCCCGGGGAGAGGAGCCGGTGCTCTTCGATGGCCGGGCGGTCCACGCGGGGGAGGCCGCGCGGCGCTGGCGGCAGGCGGGCTGGCGGGGTCTCCTGTTCGGCGGCCCGGGGCTCCTGCACTCGGATCTCCGGGCGCTGATCCCGGGGGACCCCGGGATCCGGGTGGTGGCGGAGACCCGGCGGGTGGACGATCCGGGGTGGGTCGCCGCATATCGGGCGCTCTCCCTGGGGACGCCGCCGGGCCCTTATGCGGCCCTGGGCTATGATCTGGCGTGGGCGCTGCTGCAGGCGCGCCGATTCCCTTCCTTCCGCTGGGAGGGCCGAACGGGGATCTGGGAGGGGGACGGAGGGCGGCTGCGTAAGGTGCCGGCCCTGTGGGTGGACATGCCGTGA
- a CDS encoding NAD-dependent epimerase/dehydratase family protein, which translates to MIAITGASGYIGSRLLERLAGTAVLALDIRPPRHLPEGAEFVRHDVRQPMGALFRARGVKAVIHLAFAVDPMRDRQAERALNVLGTANVLAACAEARVETVILLSSATVYGAYPDNPPALTEDAPLRGCPGFGYVEDKLELERMAARYAREHPEARVILVRPVVVAGPHMRNYLSRSLEKPFVFLPWGANPPLQLIHEQDVAQALATLLHEGPSGPYNLGAPNPMPFQEVVRHARARAVALPWALLYPLAAVAWRMGWRAVTEAPPALLHYLRWPWVVDGSRIARLTSFAYQFDTPATLADYLEARAGRAGGGGAYR; encoded by the coding sequence ATGATCGCCATCACCGGCGCCAGCGGCTACATCGGGTCCCGCCTGCTCGAGCGGCTGGCCGGCACGGCGGTGCTGGCCCTGGACATCCGCCCGCCGCGCCATCTTCCGGAAGGCGCGGAGTTCGTCCGCCATGATGTGCGACAGCCCATGGGCGCCCTGTTTCGGGCCCGTGGCGTGAAGGCAGTGATCCACCTGGCCTTCGCCGTGGATCCCATGCGGGATCGGCAGGCGGAACGGGCGCTGAACGTGCTGGGGACCGCCAACGTGCTGGCGGCGTGCGCGGAGGCAAGGGTGGAGACCGTGATCCTCCTCAGCAGCGCCACGGTCTACGGGGCGTATCCCGACAACCCGCCTGCGCTGACGGAGGACGCGCCGTTGCGCGGGTGCCCGGGGTTCGGATATGTGGAGGACAAGCTGGAGCTGGAGCGGATGGCGGCGCGTTACGCCCGCGAGCATCCGGAGGCCCGGGTGATCCTCGTGCGGCCGGTGGTGGTCGCCGGCCCCCATATGCGGAACTATCTCTCCCGCAGCCTGGAGAAACCCTTTGTGTTTCTCCCTTGGGGGGCCAACCCGCCGCTCCAGCTGATCCATGAGCAGGATGTGGCCCAGGCCCTGGCGACGTTGCTCCATGAAGGACCGTCGGGCCCTTACAACCTGGGGGCCCCGAACCCCATGCCGTTCCAGGAGGTGGTCCGGCACGCCCGAGCCCGGGCCGTGGCCCTTCCCTGGGCCCTCTTATATCCCCTGGCCGCGGTAGCCTGGCGGATGGGATGGCGGGCGGTCACCGAGGCGCCGCCGGCGCTGCTCCATTACCTGCGCTGGCCGTGGGTGGTGGATGGGAGCCGCATCGCCCGGTTGACCTCCTTCGCTTATCAATTCGACACCCCGGCCACCCTCGCCGATTACCTGGAGGCCCGGGCGGGCCGGGCAGGCGGTGGAGGGGCGTATCGGTGA
- a CDS encoding FHA domain-containing protein has protein sequence MAEIEPTTPESSGNLTPPDAERWQTAPLAEGETEVESPSPKAPATLLRLRIAQSGRTIEVRTSQVCEIGRPDPGLGLFPDLDLSQEGPEAIWVSRRHACIFYHDGHFYIEDLGSTNGTYLNNKRLVSGLPYALQDGDELRFGRIVAHVHIE, from the coding sequence ATGGCGGAGATCGAACCGACAACCCCGGAGTCTTCCGGGAATCTAACGCCCCCGGATGCGGAGCGCTGGCAGACCGCTCCGCTGGCCGAGGGGGAAACGGAGGTCGAAAGCCCGTCCCCCAAGGCCCCGGCGACGCTGCTGCGCCTTCGGATCGCCCAGAGCGGCCGCACCATCGAGGTGCGCACTTCCCAAGTCTGTGAGATCGGGCGGCCGGACCCCGGCCTTGGCCTCTTCCCGGATCTGGATCTCTCTCAGGAGGGCCCGGAGGCGATCTGGGTCTCCCGACGTCATGCATGCATTTTCTACCATGACGGACATTTCTACATCGAGGATCTGGGAAGCACCAACGGAACCTATCTCAACAACAAGCGCCTGGTCTCCGGTCTCCCCTACGCCCTCCAGGATGGAGATGAGCTGCGCTTCGGCCGCATCGTCGCCCACGTGCACATTGAGTAA
- the folP gene encoding dihydropteroate synthase, with product MPPLRRRKHRVGIALGSNLGDRDAALREALERLLEIVEIEAVSSFYETEPVGVVDQPLFLNAVCLGTTDCSPYELLTACKAIEAAMGRQPGPRWGPRPIDLDVMFYDDLCLDDEALTLPHPRMAERAFVMTPLAEVAPEWRHPRLGRTAADLAAGLPAVGIRLWARAPMRVGRGFLYWGRETLVMGILNVTPDSFSGDGLLKGPDWVEAALEQARRFKAAGAHLLDVGGESTRPGAEPVPAEEEMRRVLPVIRRLAEEGLGPISIDTYKAEVARAAVEAGADLINDVWAMRADPAMAETAAELGVPIVLMDNRSRRDAVVRDPRLGARYEGAVQEDIVAAVKAHLQERVQAARAAGIPPYRIILDPGLGFGKTVAQNLELIDRLGELRELGFPILVGPSRKSFIGYTLNLPPEERLEGTAAVVALCIARGADIVRVHDVQAMARVARMADAIVRRGPPWTA from the coding sequence ATGCCGCCGCTGCGACGCCGTAAGCATCGCGTGGGCATCGCCCTGGGGAGCAACCTGGGGGATCGGGACGCGGCCTTGCGGGAGGCCCTGGAACGCCTCCTGGAGATCGTGGAGATCGAGGCCGTCTCCTCCTTCTACGAGACGGAGCCCGTGGGCGTTGTGGACCAACCCCTCTTTCTGAACGCAGTTTGCCTCGGCACTACGGATTGCTCCCCTTACGAGCTGCTGACAGCCTGTAAGGCGATCGAGGCGGCGATGGGACGTCAGCCGGGCCCGCGCTGGGGTCCTCGCCCCATCGATCTGGATGTCATGTTCTACGACGATCTGTGTCTGGACGATGAGGCGCTAACCCTGCCGCATCCGCGCATGGCCGAGCGCGCCTTCGTGATGACGCCGCTGGCGGAGGTGGCCCCGGAGTGGCGACACCCCCGTCTGGGACGGACGGCAGCGGACCTGGCCGCCGGTTTGCCCGCCGTCGGGATCCGTCTATGGGCTCGGGCGCCGATGCGCGTGGGGCGGGGTTTCCTTTACTGGGGACGGGAGACCCTGGTGATGGGCATCCTGAACGTCACCCCGGACTCTTTCTCCGGGGATGGGTTGCTGAAGGGGCCGGACTGGGTGGAGGCGGCCCTGGAGCAGGCGCGCCGCTTCAAGGCCGCGGGGGCCCATCTGCTCGACGTGGGCGGGGAGAGCACCCGACCCGGCGCGGAGCCGGTGCCTGCGGAGGAGGAGATGCGCCGGGTGCTGCCGGTGATCCGACGGCTGGCGGAGGAGGGGTTGGGCCCCATCTCCATCGACACCTATAAAGCGGAGGTGGCCCGGGCCGCCGTGGAGGCTGGGGCGGACCTGATCAACGACGTCTGGGCGATGCGGGCGGATCCCGCCATGGCGGAGACGGCGGCCGAGCTGGGCGTCCCCATCGTCCTGATGGACAACCGGAGCCGCCGGGATGCGGTGGTGCGGGACCCCCGGCTGGGCGCTCGCTATGAGGGCGCGGTGCAGGAAGACATCGTGGCGGCGGTCAAAGCGCATCTTCAGGAACGGGTGCAGGCCGCCCGCGCCGCCGGGATCCCCCCTTACCGGATCATCCTGGATCCCGGGCTGGGGTTCGGCAAGACCGTGGCGCAGAACCTGGAGCTGATCGACCGCCTGGGGGAGCTGCGGGAGCTGGGCTTCCCCATTCTGGTGGGGCCCTCCCGCAAATCCTTCATCGGCTACACCCTGAACCTCCCGCCGGAGGAGCGGCTGGAGGGCACGGCGGCCGTCGTGGCCCTCTGCATCGCCCGCGGGGCCGATATCGTCCGGGTTCACGATGTCCAGGCGATGGCCCGGGTCGCCCGCATGGCCGACGCCATCGTCCGCCGCGGGCCGCCGTGGACGGCTTGA
- a CDS encoding 6-pyruvoyl tetrahydropterin synthase family protein, producing the protein MDRVQVAQDNLVFCAGHFMIFPQGSEPLHGHNYRVSVALEGELRDDMVMDFVALKRLVKALVEELDHRVLLPAEHPRLRLRIEEDQVEAEVDRKRYVFPLEDVRILPIPNTSAEWLARYLAGRLRARLPEGLRLHALEIEVEESFGQRAIHREVLHAAAATP; encoded by the coding sequence ATGGATCGCGTGCAGGTTGCTCAGGACAACCTGGTGTTCTGCGCCGGGCATTTCATGATCTTCCCGCAAGGGAGCGAGCCGCTCCACGGCCACAACTACCGGGTGTCGGTGGCCCTGGAGGGTGAGCTCCGGGACGACATGGTGATGGACTTTGTCGCCCTGAAGCGCCTGGTGAAGGCGCTGGTGGAGGAGCTGGATCACCGGGTGCTGCTGCCGGCGGAGCACCCGCGGCTGCGCCTGCGGATCGAGGAGGATCAGGTGGAAGCGGAGGTGGATCGCAAGCGCTACGTGTTCCCCCTGGAGGATGTGCGCATCCTGCCTATCCCCAACACGTCGGCGGAGTGGCTGGCTCGCTATCTCGCGGGGCGGTTGCGGGCGCGCCTGCCAGAGGGGCTCCGCCTGCACGCCCTGGAGATCGAGGTGGAGGAATCCTTCGGCCAGCGCGCCATCCACCGGGAGGTGCTCCATGCCGCCGCTGCGACGCCGTAA
- a CDS encoding glycosyltransferase family 1 protein yields the protein MRVLISGWFLGYPDTGTGQYVREMIARLPVVRPGWEIGVAFPEGWGSALPEGVTPVPIRLPRAPRALRKIWFEQFALPQAAARWRADRLFVPYWAPPLRAPAPIIVTVHDLIPLLFPEYRSGFGVRLYTALVRAATPGAARILTDSEASRQDILRRLRVPPERVVAIPLGVSERFTPRPDPIADARVRTRYDLPPAYVLYLGGFDRRKNIETLLAVYTWAQEAIGYNFPLVIAGRLPEGSHRLFVDPRPLARAWGLEEVIRCIGPVDEADKPALYRGASAFLYPSRYEGFGLPVLEAMACGVPVVASEIPALAELAGDAAYLVPPDDARGMAGALIAVLVDAHLGQTLRERGLRRAAQFSWRACAERTAEAIEGSV from the coding sequence ATGCGGGTGCTGATCAGCGGATGGTTCCTGGGATATCCGGATACCGGCACCGGCCAGTATGTGCGGGAGATGATCGCGCGCCTCCCCGTCGTCCGGCCGGGCTGGGAGATCGGCGTGGCCTTCCCGGAAGGATGGGGGAGCGCGTTGCCGGAGGGAGTGACGCCGGTGCCCATCCGGCTGCCCCGGGCGCCCCGCGCCCTCCGGAAGATCTGGTTCGAACAGTTCGCCCTGCCGCAGGCTGCAGCCCGCTGGCGGGCGGACCGCTTGTTCGTCCCTTACTGGGCGCCGCCCCTGCGCGCCCCGGCGCCGATCATCGTCACGGTCCACGACCTGATCCCGTTGCTCTTCCCGGAATATCGGTCGGGCTTCGGCGTGCGGCTGTATACCGCCCTGGTGCGGGCGGCCACCCCGGGCGCCGCTCGCATCCTGACGGACTCCGAGGCCTCCCGTCAGGACATCCTTCGCCGGCTCCGGGTTCCCCCGGAGCGGGTGGTGGCGATCCCCCTGGGGGTCTCGGAGCGGTTCACCCCGCGCCCGGATCCCATCGCGGACGCCCGGGTGCGGACCCGTTACGATCTGCCTCCGGCGTATGTGCTGTATCTGGGGGGCTTCGATCGGCGCAAGAACATCGAGACCTTGCTGGCGGTCTACACCTGGGCTCAAGAGGCGATCGGTTACAATTTCCCGCTGGTGATCGCCGGGCGCCTGCCCGAGGGCTCCCATCGCCTGTTCGTGGATCCCCGCCCCCTGGCCCGGGCGTGGGGACTTGAGGAAGTGATCCGATGTATCGGCCCGGTGGACGAGGCGGACAAGCCGGCGCTGTATCGGGGCGCTTCAGCCTTCCTGTATCCTTCCCGGTATGAGGGGTTCGGGTTGCCGGTGCTGGAGGCGATGGCCTGCGGGGTGCCGGTGGTGGCTTCGGAGATCCCGGCCCTGGCCGAGCTGGCCGGCGACGCCGCCTATCTGGTCCCGCCGGACGACGCCCGGGGGATGGCGGGGGCGCTGATCGCCGTCCTGGTCGATGCCCATCTGGGGCAGACGTTGCGGGAGCGCGGGCTGCGGCGGGCTGCGCAGTTCTCATGGCGGGCCTGCGCCGAGCGCACGGCGGAGGCCATCGAAGGCAGCGTATAG